A region of the Ptychodera flava strain L36383 chromosome 22, AS_Pfla_20210202, whole genome shotgun sequence genome:
GGAGTGAATGACggtcagtccaaaacctgtCAATTTGAGTAAAATTGTGCTGCTGAACTATAATGTTGACAACGGTCAATGAGATGCGTTGGTTTAAATTTTGTTCTCTGCGCTTAGCAGACGCGCTGAACGATTTCCCATTCTGCTCGCAATCGCATGACGCAGTGCTTGAAGGGAATCCCAAGCTTTAATTAAGACTTTTGCTGTTGAAATTGGACATAAAGGTGTACAacatataataataacaatgttattcacaaaatactgggattgaTGTTCTCTTACATAGTATGCTTCTGCTGCACAATGTAGactcggacataaatgttaACTCGCAATAACCTTGTAATATCGCACTGTTGAGTGATGTCATCAAGACATGGAGAAAGCCTTGGAGAATGGTAAACCAATATGTTCAACTACTAGATTAATTATCACTTCATTTGCACTGCTATTTCTATAAAGTGTTGTTCAAGTTGGAATTGTTGTGGGACAGTCGAGTAATTAATAACCAGATAAATCTAGCATGGATCCGATTCGATTGAGACAAACCTATTCACCATACATTATGATAGGTAAGCGATGTCATAGAAGGCCCGTGTATGTTTACCTGATATTGTGAAATGTCCGTAAGTGTTATCGTCTCTCATGAACCTATATTTGACAGGATCTCTGTTTAACAAAGGAGGACATCATGATGACCTTTTTCACTTTGGTATTGACAGTCGACCCAAATATCGTGACTTGCGAAATGACCTGAAAACCTTTATTGGAATATCTCCGGACTCACCTCCCTTTCTACATGCTGTGATGTCTGGTCGGGTCAGTGTGCCCGTGGCTCGTGTAATGCTGTCCCGTTATGTAAGTCAAGTGATTACATTTCATTGCCTGGGTAAGCTGATAAAGGCCGAAGTAGCCTGTCACCTCTTGACGTTCCCATGAAATATTTACTTGTTTTACTATTGTTTCGGACTAACTGATCAGTATTCAGAGAGTTTAATCTGTTATTAGCGATATCATCTAGGGACAATCTGCAATTAGAAAGCGGGGGAAAGATCATTTTTGTCGTAGAGCACAGAGGGAATCATTCGATGTTCATAAATTAACATACAGTTAAGAATTGTTTTCATTCTATTAGATAATATAAGTGATTCTCTGTTTCTACACAACAGTTTTTATACAATTGCATCATGTGTTAAATACGTCTTGCCttgacaaatttgtatatttttattgtaaCTCTCTTGAATAATTGTTAAGTACTCAAATACATTGCAAAATATATGTCACTTGGTATCAGAGTTCAGTAACCAGGGTGACTCCTTATAAACAATATTGTGAGCTTGAGAAAAGCTCTTTCAGTTCTCCTTGTCCTCCCCCACCTCCGTCCGGTTACCCCGAGGTGGCCATTTAGGCATatttaatttgtcatttgcatGGCCCGTACAAGGTCCTTCGTCACTTTTATGTGGTTTTATAGTAGTCACGTAACAGTTTTGTATTAGACAACCCACTTTAGTGAACATGGGATGTTTGATCGAAATTAAGCCCTTTCTATTTTTAAGGGCAGAACTCATTGATTATTTTGGATTTGCCAACCAATGTTTGATGAGAGTAAAAAGGAACAAGTAAGTAACGTTGTTTACTCAGGAGTGTTAAGAGAAGCAATGAACTCGAAAggattttaaatgatttggaaactGTAGAAAAACAATGACAATTAAAGATCGGAGCAAAATACATAACCTGAAGATTATACAACTGCGATCGATGGAGTTTTCTGCAGCATATGTGGTTAAAGGCGTTCCAGGCAGTATAATTTGGATATGAAAGAGATCATCAGTTGGTTCAGATTCATCTGCAAACAGCTGGTTTTCACCTATGTTATTGTAAAACCAATGGTTACTGTATAAAACGTACCAGTAGTGCTTATTGTTGAAGTCTAATTcgaaattgaattgaattccTCATATTGAAATAGCTTTTCCAACCAACTATTACACAGTCTGACTAAGAATGTTGCACTTTTCAACATAACTTCAAAGAAGGAAAATAAGACAAATATCAGGCTTCACACTGTAAATGGCGCGATTTGTTATTACTATTTATCATCTAGTATGGGTATCATCCGTGTTTATGTTTTCTCTTTAGGTTTTGTTCTCGGAGTGACTAGGAACTGCTTTCCTATTTAGATAAAGCACGAGAAAAATCGAGCTACATACGGACACAATATCTAAATGCTGCCACAATTACACCTCCGATCTGCTATTGATAATGTGTCTGTCAATCACTAGGGGTATTTGTACTGTCATTGCTACTATCCAAACGTGTGCGACTTTAGAGGGATATGGGAATATAACTGTAAACGTCTAATGTTCAAAGACGGAGGGGCCGACTCTTTTATGCCAGTCGTGAATAATGGCGTGCCGCGTGCCATATAAATTAGTTTATGAAATATTAACCGCATTCTCAATAAATATTATCTCACCCCATCCAGCAGTTAGACAATGGTGGTTACATGATTCCAGTAATCCGAGGTTTACAAAGTCGAGAAGATTTGTTACTGACTCTGataatgtttcatcaaatgAGAAGTGCGGTAGACAATACTCTGCTGGATGGACTGACGAAAGAAAAAGATGACAGGACGTACATCTTTTTGGTGGACGCTGTGTGCAATTGCTCATTGCACTATGCGTACGTGTATTGCTCTACAACATTGTATTCCTCTTTGGAAGTTACAAAGTCGTTTGTATGAGACTGTTCTACGCTTGAGTGTAAATTGTTTGCTATATTTGTTGTTTTAACGTCCATAGGAACATTTGTAAGTAGGAAATGAGTCCTGTGTAAAATGCCTTTTTCAAAACATGATGCTACAAGATTTACAGATTGTTGGGTAGCCTTTTATTTGGAACACAATTCAGTTGGAATTAACTTTGTCAAAATGTTGCATTCAACAGAAGTGGGCAAGAGATTAAAGGTTTCTTTCCTGATCTTCTCGATGCAGGTAATACACGTACATGTACACCAACAGGGTAAACCTCTTCATTGTTGACCCAAATAATGAAAGTTTACTTTGCTtagaaaaagtaaaagtttgagtttGTATCATATGTGCGCCAATTAGAGTAATGCATGTGCGGAAGTCGCGAGGATAATTGTAGCAACCAAATCGAACGATCTATGTATTCGACATTGATTCTGAGTTCTGTTACAAATAATTTTGTACCATTTGGTGCATTGGTAATATCCATCCAATACAGTCATGTTATTTTTTCGATTGGCATTCTTCGAACTAAGAGTTTTGCctcagattaaaaaaaaaataatagttttCGGAGTCATCGAATTGTCAACATCTTGTAAAGAAATGCATTTAACCAATTTACTTCGTCTCTATATTTTTACCTCTTAAAAAAGTTTGCAAGGAGGCCGGAAAGAAATATATTCTGCAGCCTGGAGACTATAGATGGTGCCATGGAACGGTCCCTGGGACTGATTTTGAAGTCGCAGGAAAGGGTAAATATCAAAACGAAATAGCTGAAATTAATGTTGTCACACCGAATTCTTACAATGAACTTACGAAGTAGGTCACAGGGGAAGGAGGTGAATACGTGTCAATCTCGTGATCTTGCAATCAAATGAAAGATAGATCAGCTTGATCATGTGATGGCTCGATGAGACTTCAAGTGACTGCGATTTACATATACAAATCATATTGGTGTTCATTAAATGGCCCGTAATGCTTATTATTGATAGTTATATTtcgctatttttattttattattttatgtcaatgtaAGTTCTTCTTCTACTCCcgaaaaaacattgaaacaccaactgtttagcttgtcaacataggtCTATATTATTGCTtcgatttgaattttagtccggaccagaattcacataTTAACAGTAACAGTGCAGTTTACACAagcacaggctgagttgacaagtttAATACTtcgtatatcaacattcttttcgGAGTAGAAAAAGATTTAAtggttgacatttaaaaagtgaaaaaaatcaaatacgTTATCATTACTGGTCCTTTAAGGAACGTTCTTGTTTTACTTAGGTATACTATCGGGGCAGTATGATGGGTGTATCGTAACAAAAACGAGTGGGATAGTGCAGGCAATGGCATTATCGGATTCATGGATGAAGTACGGCGGAGAATCGAGATTTTTTGTTCCAGTTGGAAACCCTGGAAACTTTGATCCGAATGATCTGCGTGGCAAGAATATAGGTAAAAGTTAAATAAAATCGTTTTATTTCGCAGCGAATTTTACCATTGTTCATTTAGGGCTTCCAAGGGGGTCACAACGTGGACTATTGtgtttcattcttgattttaacGGCAATTTGGGCAATTTTAAGTTTGCCTCATTAGGCTTTGCAGATGATCTGATGTTGTTAAAAATATTGCGAAGTGTGGATTGctgttcaatgttacaagaggaTATAAACTACTTGTCGAAATGGTCTGAGATGTTGAAAATGCACCGTAATTATACCTATAGTGTGTAGTAATTCGTCTTTCTTTTTAAATAATTGCCAATAATAAGGGTATTTTAGTGGTGCACACAATTTGGAGACAGTTTATAGTTACAGGGATCTAGCCGTGACACTAGTCACCAAGAACACTTTAACGACCAATGTTGTTTCCATTGTTACTGATGCTCAAAGATTATTCGGCATGCTTAAAaggtttgagaaaaagttgtcGCTGGATACACTGCTtgtagcatttaaaaaaaactttcgtCAGAACTGAAATGGAATATCCCCCGCCAAAGTGTGACAAATAAGTtttgccgtacaaactgtacgaatcaaaggagaaagatgctaaatatcgctgatttttgccctttccatcGAATTACAGGATAGGTGTGGTGAGTACAGAACATGTTGCCGCcacaaacccaatatttcaattgtctagcatttatttggtgtgcttttcttgacttgaaaatacagatgtttgAATCCCAGTTGCTTCTCTTGTCTGGTAATAAGAGAGAGTGACTAACCGtgaccctaacttaagcctaaccgtAACCCCTACTGAaatctaaccctaaccctaaccatcggaaatacatataaacaaacaaacaaataaataaataaataaataaataaactgctctttattgatgaacaaaacagcttttcgctgttatttattaaaacaaataaacaaacacaaacacttacacacaaacaaacacagacatacacacataaacaaagaaaattgttagattaaagaggTTGATTTCTTGTCTTGGTACCCTAACTGGCAGCCGAGTTTTAATTAACATTCAAGAGCGATTAACCAGGCAGGAATGACATTTAATGAATCTGTTGGTTGAGTTGAAATTACTAgctattgaattttgaatagcaTTCCAAGGCAATATAATACATTATATCAATGTCTgctaattttaaatgttttatgtCTCTAGCTTTACGAGAAACCTTTAAGCGTTTGTTTTGACTTGATCTCTTGTCCTCAGTTGTTTTAGCAGTCTTTCTTGTCCTGTATTGCTACATTTTATCTATTGTTACCAAATTCTTCCGGTTACTGCGGATGAATAAGGTTTTAGACTGTATCATACTTGTGTTGgatatagaaataaataaataaataatgaaatgacTGTTAGTCAATTAGTTTCCTTATATATCAATAATTTCaccataacacgattggaactaatttgggatattggatagtgaactaatgtcggtttcatctgcaaatagaagctcatctgcttttgtcTTCAAACAATtaacttgttttttatgagtaatttgtaatattacaacattcagcaaTAGGGCACccaatacttttgagaaatttgaaaaatactgagatTCAATTCTCCCagataagttccaatcgtgtaccACATTTTCTATTTCGCTTCTTTCATAGACACAAACGTTTGCACACAATATCCAGGTTACTGTATTGCACTATTACTGGACAGTTGCGGTACAAGTTCTGTTTCCTGGACAGGGTGAATTTATTGCATTGTTATGACTATGGTTTGAAATTTGACCTCATAAATAGGTTACGTCAATGGTTGGTACAGCAACGGCCGTTGTCTCATCCAGAATATGGTTAAAGGAGCTGAATCACTAAAGTTGAACCAAACGCACTACTTTGAATTTCCTGCAGGATTTCTCGAGGGTTTCGAAGCAAAAAAGGTACCCCGTATATTAATAGCAATCATGTCCATCGGTAACGCACAAATCATAGGTCAAAATTCGCATTACGTAGTTGTTATATGTGACGAACACAACACAGTGTACATAATAAGTCAGCACAGCGCCGTATGAATAAAGAGAGATATGTGAACCTCCAATTTAACAACGAAGGAgggatgtcaggtgtttcacgAGGTGATCCTGCCCCAAATATGGCATACACAATATACAAATCTGTCAGTGGTCACAATCCATACTCACCGAAAATTGATTcgttgtgaaagggttaattcaaTACTTCGAAGGAACGCTTCTTGTGTTTATAATATCATCATTCTAACGTTAGCATTACTAAAGTTGAACCAAACGCACTACTTTGAATTTCCTGCAGGATTTCTCGAGGGTTTCGAAGCAAAAAAGGTACCCCGTATATTAATAGCAATCATGTCATCGGTAACGCACAAATCATAGGTCAAAATTCGCATTACGTAGTTGTTATATGTGACGAACACAACACAGTGTACATAATAAGTCAGCACAGCGCCGTATGAATAAAGAGAGATATGTGAACCTCCAATTTAACAACGAAGGAgggatgtcaggtgtttcacgAGGTGATCCTGCCCCAAATATGGCATACACAATATACAAATCTGTCAGTGGTCACAATCCATACTCACCGAAAATTGATTcgttgtgaaagggttaattcaaTACTTCGAAGGAACGCTTCTTGTGTTTATAATATCATCATTCTAACGTTAGCATTACCGAGGTGAATAAGTGTTTGAACGACAATACTATCAGAATCGTAAGGACAGGATATGTGTATGCAACCACGTACAATGTGTCTCtttgcaaatgaaaaattacttAGTTCACATTTCTCATTACAAATAGATAGATGCAGCATTTGGACTGTTATGGGTTGGAGAAAACGGTGATTATAGAAAGGCAGGAATTCTCGGAGGCACGCCAACTGGACTTGAGCCAATTGGTGAGGTGATCAATTGCAGCGAAGGGTTGCACCTGGGCACGCATAAGGGCAGCCGTGTAATGGAATGGTTCAATGCTGCCCTTAGGAAGCTGAAGAAAAGTGGTAAATACGCCAAAGTATGCGAGAAGGCAAAGCGTGATCATGGTGAGTTGCGATATCCCGGGCTTTACTGATGCAAGTAGTTCTTCAGTAAGGCgaggaaatataaatttttgaccagGAGTAACCCGCGAAGCGGCAGATTTCTTACTCTTATTCAAGTAAATACCAAATGAAATGTTACAGTAGTATTATGGCAAGCTTCAAGTGTCAGTAGAACTCAGGGTACATTTGTGATTATGTGGCTGAGGTACTACGTTGATCGAAATTGTAATTTCTCAAATTTAAGAGTGCTGATATTTATGATGATGCGCTGTAATCGCTTAGCGCTCTCAAGTTATTTTGCTTCTACATTTTGATCACAATTTTAAGTCTTTTTCTAGTTTTCATCAAACAATCATGTAATTTTTTATCTTAAAACTTCAGGAGCGTGGGGAACCGTAGATTGCCTTCTTTGAAGAAACATGACTTACCTGTACAAATTATTAATACTAAATTGTGCTTAACGTTtggtgagaattcagtattaaaaAATGAAGAGTTACAATTATATAGCTCAACTGTCGAGCcgctttaaaatttcatttttctgtcaaacgAAATGTGGAATGCCATTAAATCGTCGAACCAATGAAGTATTGCACAGTGTCACAGTTTTTAATTTATCGTGTTTAAACTTGGCCAAGATAAGCGACAACTTACAAAGTCAAAAGATGCCATATGAAGCTGACgataaattatgtgcataccAAATAGAGTTCCATGTGTATTTTTATGGGTAAAATAGATTAATgcttattcattttttttattcatctTTATACTGGTTAGCTCCCTCAGTCAAAAATGTACTGATTTTCAGGGAGAAccagtgtaaaataaaataaaacattgaaataaataaaacttaAATAACACTAAAGGGAATAAAAAGCAATATACATAACAAGGTAGACAAAGTAAAATCACGTGGCAACAAAAAGACaacatataccaaatgtataCAATACTGCAAAACCTACACATAACCACACTGGAGGATATTTCTAAGCATTTGTTTAATTTGGCGTACAGAGGTGATATGATGAAAAACAGCAGGTAAATTGTTAAAAGAATTTATTGCACGATAAATAAAGGAATTACGTGCTGTAGTTGTTCTATAAGAGGGAAGAATAAATCTGTGAGAATTTCTTGTCTGATAACGATGTGTTGATTTATAGCAATCGAAAAGGGTTTCTAATGTCCCCTTGATTagaatttaaacatttaaacatcATGTGACACACATGGCCTCGACGCCTCAACTCAATGGTATTCCAGCCCCAAGTAGCCAGCAGCTGTGGCCAAGCTTTAACAAAATTATGTCCGTTTCTtgcaaaatcattcagaataaTACGGGCTGCTCTATGCTGAAGTGATTGTAACCTATCAATATCAGTTTTGTTTGCCCCGTCCCAAATAATATCACAGTAATCAAACAATGGTTGAATTAAAGTGTTGTACATCAAAGTGCAAGTTTTAGTATCGACATTCGGTCTGATACGGCGTAACACATCGAGACGTGCAGAAATCTTTTTGTTCAACAATGACAAATGAACGTTCCAGTTAAGAAATTCGTCGAAAAAGACCCCTAAATATTTAAAGCATTCCACCCTTTCAATTACCTGATTATACATTGTTATTATAGATGAACCAGCTTTTTGATATTGTGATGTGAACCAAACAGCATCAATTGTGTTTTCTGAACATTaagtgtcaatttattcatATCTAGccatttttcaacttttcctAATCCAAAAGTGAGAATGTTATTGATCTCACTGACTGAATGACCAGAAGCTATAATGCCAGGCAGTGTCGTCGGCATACAAAgcaattttactttttgttaTTGTAGATGGCAGATCGTTAATATAAATTATGAATGACAAAGGACCCAGTATTGAGCCCTGGGGTACCCCACAAGAGATAAATTTCTTGTCAGAAAGCTGACCATTTAGCAAGACCTGTTGAGAACGGTCTGAGAGATAATTCTGAAACCAATTCTGAAACCAATCACAGCACAGATATCGGTCTATAATTGTTGGGGTCAGTATTGTCACCAGACTTGAAAAGCGgggtaacttttgcagttttccAATCAGCTGGTATTCTATTTGTTGACAAAGATAAATTGAACAACTTAGCCAATGGTTCAGCTAACACACTGGTACCCAATTTGAAAAGTTTAGTATGAATGTTATCCAATCCtgatgatttgtttgtttgaaggTTACATAACTGATTTCgaacaaaatcaacaaagaTGTTCGTAAATGAGAAATTAGTTTGTATGTTGTCATAACATGACATGTGGGGAATGTTTGATTTTTCTGCAACATTAAATTTCTTTGCAAGTAAATTTCCAATGGAGGTAAAGAAGCGATTTAGACTATTTGCAATATCGATGGGTTTTACAAGTGTAGTGGAATCGACTTTTAAAATGTTCATTGATGGCGAGAAGTTACTGTTAGTAAGCATTTCGATGAtcaaccaaaattttgatggatTGTTCGAATTCTCAGAAATCAAGTCATTGTAATAATCACTCTTGGCCCGAGAAATTGACAGTGTCACCTTGTTACGTAATCATTTATAATTGTTCCAGGTACAtgagttatttgtttgtttggccTTTTGTTTCAGGTGATCTCTCTCCAGCATTGTTGCTCTAATTTCATCATTGATCCATGGAACATTGTAACCCCTGACACGTTGATTAACTATCGGTGCGTGTCTATTACAGACATTCATCAATAACTGTTTAAAAGTAACCCATGCGCGTTCATTTTCACCAGAACTACAAACTAAATTCAATGGTACACCTTGTAAGTCTCGCAAAAATGAACGGGGGTCGAAATTCTTAAATTTGCGAGGCTTTATGAACTTTGGTGCACTTGTTcgtaatttgcattttctggTGACGAAGACAGCATCATGGTCTGAAAAGCCAGCTGTGATAACGCCCGATTCACCAATCCGGTGAGTGTCGGAGACATAGATATGGTCAATGCAGGTTGCCGATGTGTTCGTTGACCTCATGGCCGATGAAATAATTTGCGTTAATTGGTATGTTTTCATGATGGCGGATAGCTTGCGTTGTTTATTTGAGGAGGAACTGGACAAATCTACGTTTGGATCACCCAGAATGAACTTCGCAATTGTTTTGAACTGCAATACTCATTGCTTTTTCAAAGTTCTGGTAAAATTCAATGCCACTACTAGGTGGTCGATAAATTACTGAAACAATAATTGGTTTAGTATGTGGCAGGGAAATTTCAATCCAAGGTGATTCCAAATTAGATACGTCCAAGTCCTGTCTCGGAAGAGCTGACAAAGATTTGTGGACATAAATAGCAACATCTCCACCATGACGATTGCCGTCCTTACGAAACAATATAAAATCGTCGATCAATAAATCATTATTAGAAATTGTGTCATCGAGGTGAGTTTCAGTGAcacacaaaattttgaaattccacTTTACAATGAAGTCCTTCAATTGATCGAGTTTGGCAAGCAGACTATTAACATTAATGTGAGCAAGACGTAAACCATTTACACAAGGTccctttgaaattgaaaatcattaatgtCAGAGTCAGTTCCTGTGTTGGAATAAGAGCCAGCAGTCTCGCTGAAGAAGGAGTCGGTAAAATAAGGCAGAGAACATTGCAGGCAAAACCATGGGTCGTTCGGGTTGTTCCATAGACGTTCATATTCATTCAAAGAAATACCTTGACAAGAAGTGTGATACCATTTCTCACATGTTGTACATAGAACACCATGCTGATTGGCCTTAACTGGTTTGTAACAATCACCACAAGGATATTTGCAGGGACCAGGATTAGGAT
Encoded here:
- the LOC139122419 gene encoding uncharacterized protein isoform X1 translates to MQWCVTISVLLFSVSAKGSLFNKGGHHDDLFHFGIDSRPKYRDLRNDLKTFIGISPDSPPFLHAVMSGRVSVPVARVMLSRYQLDNGGYMIPVIRGLQSREDLLLTLIMFHQMRSAVDNTLLDGLTKEKDDRTYIFLVDAVCNCSLHYASGQEIKGFFPDLLDAVCKEAGKKYILQPGDYRWCHGTVPGTDFEVAGKGILSGQYDGCIVTKTSGIVQAMALSDSWMKYGGESRFFVPVGNPGNFDPNDLRGKNIGYVNGWYSNGRCLIQNMVKGAESLKLNQTHYFEFPAGFLEGFEAKKIDAAFGLLWVGENGDYRKAGILGGTPTGLEPIGEVINCSEGLHLGTHKGSRVMEWFNAALRKLKKSGKYAKVCEKAKRDHGAWGTVDCLL
- the LOC139122419 gene encoding uncharacterized protein isoform X2, with translation MEKALENGSLFNKGGHHDDLFHFGIDSRPKYRDLRNDLKTFIGISPDSPPFLHAVMSGRVSVPVARVMLSRYQLDNGGYMIPVIRGLQSREDLLLTLIMFHQMRSAVDNTLLDGLTKEKDDRTYIFLVDAVCNCSLHYASGQEIKGFFPDLLDAVCKEAGKKYILQPGDYRWCHGTVPGTDFEVAGKGILSGQYDGCIVTKTSGIVQAMALSDSWMKYGGESRFFVPVGNPGNFDPNDLRGKNIGYVNGWYSNGRCLIQNMVKGAESLKLNQTHYFEFPAGFLEGFEAKKIDAAFGLLWVGENGDYRKAGILGGTPTGLEPIGEVINCSEGLHLGTHKGSRVMEWFNAALRKLKKSGKYAKVCEKAKRDHGAWGTVDCLL